Proteins from a single region of Paraglaciecola sp. T6c:
- a CDS encoding ComF family protein, producing MQAAKIAQQCLLCRQDSDALICDYCRDDLTLFECEKYDYNLLNWPKAKRGLKHLTANNVLALADYQWPLSRLLTSLKFSNKILHANALAKLFVAHALNSRCAMPQALMPVPLHPRRYQERKYNQSIELGKRISALTGIPLVTDAITRHKATQTQTSLSSAQRKANMKNAFTLQRPLSYQHIAILDDVITTGATVEAVHQLLNKHHPSLRVDVWCMCLTLEH from the coding sequence ATACAAGCGGCCAAAATAGCACAACAATGTTTGCTGTGCAGGCAAGACAGCGACGCGCTTATTTGTGATTACTGCAGGGATGACTTAACTTTGTTTGAGTGTGAAAAATACGACTACAATTTATTGAATTGGCCCAAAGCGAAACGCGGTTTAAAGCATCTGACGGCAAATAACGTGTTAGCGCTAGCTGATTATCAGTGGCCTCTGTCGCGATTACTCACTAGCTTGAAGTTTTCTAATAAAATCCTGCACGCCAACGCTTTGGCCAAACTTTTTGTTGCACATGCGCTGAACAGCCGCTGCGCAATGCCTCAAGCGCTCATGCCAGTTCCGCTGCACCCGAGGCGCTATCAAGAACGCAAATATAATCAAAGTATCGAGTTAGGGAAACGCATTTCAGCCCTAACCGGCATCCCGTTAGTGACTGATGCGATCACTCGACATAAAGCCACACAAACGCAAACGTCTCTCTCCAGCGCTCAGCGAAAAGCCAATATGAAAAATGCGTTTACACTTCAGCGTCCCCTAAGCTATCAACACATCGCCATATTGGATGACGTGATCACCACAGGCGCTACCGTTGAGGCCGTGCACCAACTGCTAAATAAGCATCATCCAAGTTTACGAGTGGATGTATGGTGTATGTGTCTTACCCTGGAGCATTAA
- a CDS encoding M14 metallopeptidase family protein, translating into MKCGWFWGFVCSVFLSVSAQALTDNEYLPANTQFNDAIPSPSQVLGASVGEWHVRHDQLVEYMRILADKSDRVSLQETGRTHENRPLLLLTFTAAKNQQNIESIRNNHLASFGQKRVSDDPLILWMGYSVHGDESSGANAALLVAYYLAAAQDEAVQQLLENNVVLMEPSINPDGLARFAQWANGNRGQQLVADSNHREHQQPWPSGRTNHYMFDLNRDWLLLTHPESQARIAQFQRWRPHVLTDFHEMGTNSSYFFQPGIASRNNPWTPKRNTELTAELAKFHAAALDEKKQLYFTQEAYDDFYYGKGSTYPDAQGSIGILFEQASSRGHKQESINGELNFTDTIQNQVTTSLSTFKGALANKAELLAYPTEFTEQTNELIKDDKTVGYLLSESKDATRFSDLKSILQQHQIRFNYLNKEMRVDDLTYQPLSSIFVPLNQPQYRLVKSLFSERKSFNDNSFYDVSSWNLPLAFNIQYSPVERKLWRKMPVANEPNNQPENSLPVNTESAYAYGFSWADSKAPKLLSQLLREGVQVKIAGSDFAAATDQGNISFSAGSVLIPLALKQPDNLVALLNNGANETSIKIWPILSGLTAQGIDIGSREMFAVKSPQVLLVGGDGTSQYEVGEAWHYLDTVVGMPVTVTDLPRFSRLDLSRYSHIIWVSGDYSDVPEKTVRSLEKWLSAGGVMIGQRTAAKWFADKDWLKASFLNEDEIKRAFSKKDLTYADKDRLAAKQRIAGAVFETQLDTSHPLTFGFPRSHLPSFKNSTVVMRAPKTPFITVGRYTSRSLVSGYAADELQELINNSASIVAHSVGKGKVIAFTDNPNFRGYWRGTRRLLSNAIFLSSLINAPG; encoded by the coding sequence ATGAAGTGCGGTTGGTTTTGGGGTTTTGTGTGTTCTGTTTTTTTGTCTGTTTCGGCGCAAGCGCTCACCGATAACGAATATTTACCCGCCAATACGCAGTTTAACGATGCCATCCCTAGCCCTTCCCAAGTCCTCGGGGCGTCTGTGGGTGAATGGCATGTGCGCCATGATCAACTAGTAGAGTACATGCGCATTTTGGCTGACAAATCTGATCGAGTGTCACTGCAGGAAACCGGCCGAACCCATGAAAATAGGCCTCTGTTGTTACTGACGTTTACGGCAGCTAAAAACCAACAAAATATTGAATCTATTCGTAACAATCACCTCGCTTCGTTCGGGCAAAAAAGGGTCTCAGATGATCCTCTCATATTGTGGATGGGCTACAGCGTACACGGTGATGAATCATCCGGTGCCAATGCTGCATTGCTGGTGGCTTATTATTTAGCGGCAGCGCAAGATGAGGCTGTTCAGCAATTGCTTGAAAATAACGTAGTACTCATGGAGCCGAGCATTAACCCTGATGGCTTAGCAAGATTTGCCCAGTGGGCGAATGGCAATCGTGGCCAGCAATTAGTGGCAGACTCAAATCACAGAGAGCATCAGCAGCCTTGGCCGAGTGGTCGAACAAACCACTATATGTTTGATTTAAACCGCGACTGGTTATTGCTGACGCACCCTGAATCACAGGCGCGTATTGCGCAGTTTCAGCGCTGGCGCCCCCATGTACTTACAGACTTTCATGAGATGGGTACCAATAGTAGCTATTTTTTTCAGCCGGGGATCGCGTCGCGTAATAATCCTTGGACGCCCAAACGTAATACCGAACTGACAGCCGAGTTAGCCAAATTTCATGCAGCTGCGCTGGATGAAAAAAAACAGCTGTATTTCACTCAAGAAGCCTACGATGATTTCTATTATGGCAAAGGTTCGACGTATCCAGACGCCCAAGGCAGCATAGGGATTCTATTTGAGCAGGCCAGCAGTCGTGGACATAAACAAGAGTCTATCAATGGTGAACTGAATTTCACTGATACCATTCAAAATCAAGTCACCACGTCTCTTTCAACGTTCAAGGGAGCACTGGCCAATAAAGCCGAGTTGTTGGCTTACCCAACAGAATTCACTGAACAAACCAACGAACTGATAAAAGACGATAAAACGGTGGGTTATCTTCTTAGTGAATCAAAAGATGCAACCCGCTTTTCTGACCTCAAGTCGATATTGCAGCAACATCAAATCAGGTTTAATTACCTGAATAAAGAAATGCGCGTAGATGATCTGACTTATCAGCCATTGAGCAGTATTTTTGTGCCGTTAAACCAGCCTCAATATCGCCTAGTGAAATCGCTTTTCTCTGAGCGTAAAAGCTTTAATGATAATAGTTTTTACGATGTATCAAGCTGGAACTTGCCTCTTGCATTTAATATTCAATACTCCCCAGTGGAGCGAAAGTTGTGGCGCAAAATGCCTGTTGCCAATGAGCCCAATAATCAGCCGGAAAACAGTCTCCCAGTCAATACTGAGAGCGCATACGCGTATGGGTTTTCTTGGGCCGACTCAAAAGCACCTAAGTTACTAAGCCAACTGCTCCGCGAGGGCGTGCAAGTTAAAATTGCAGGATCTGATTTTGCTGCCGCAACCGATCAAGGTAATATTAGTTTTAGCGCGGGTTCGGTACTGATCCCATTAGCGCTGAAACAGCCTGACAATCTAGTGGCATTGCTTAATAACGGTGCAAATGAAACGAGCATTAAAATTTGGCCCATTTTATCAGGCCTAACGGCACAAGGTATCGACATTGGCAGCCGTGAAATGTTCGCCGTCAAGAGCCCTCAAGTGTTGCTAGTTGGCGGTGATGGCACATCACAATATGAAGTGGGTGAAGCGTGGCATTATTTGGATACCGTGGTGGGGATGCCTGTCACTGTCACTGATTTACCTCGCTTTTCTCGTCTTGATCTCTCTCGCTATAGTCACATCATTTGGGTTAGCGGAGATTATTCTGACGTACCCGAGAAAACAGTTAGATCGCTGGAAAAATGGTTGTCTGCGGGTGGAGTAATGATAGGCCAGCGAACAGCGGCAAAATGGTTTGCTGACAAAGACTGGCTTAAGGCATCGTTTTTAAATGAAGATGAAATCAAACGTGCGTTTTCCAAGAAAGACTTAACCTACGCAGATAAAGACCGATTAGCGGCTAAGCAGCGTATCGCAGGGGCGGTATTTGAGACGCAATTAGATACCAGTCATCCACTTACCTTTGGCTTTCCCCGTTCGCATTTACCTTCATTTAAAAACAGCACAGTCGTGATGCGTGCGCCTAAAACGCCGTTTATCACAGTTGGGCGTTACACTTCACGCTCCCTCGTGTCTGGTTACGCTGCTGATGAGTTGCAAGAGCTTATTAATAATAGCGCTTCTATCGTGGCTCACAGTGTTGGAAAAGGTAAAGTGATTGCGTTTACCGACAACCCAAACTTTCGTGGTTATTGGCGCGGAACAAGGCGTTTGTTGAGCAACGCAATATTCTTGTCCAGTTTAATTAATGCTCCAGGGTAA
- the nfuA gene encoding Fe-S biogenesis protein NfuA — translation MISISDTAQAHFCKLLEKQEPDTNIRVFVVNPGTPSAECGVSYCPPDAVESTDTTLEFNGFDAVVDAESAPFLSEAEIDFVTDQMGSQLTLKAPNAKARKVDDDAPLEERINYMIEAEINPQLASHGGKVMLMEITEKGEAILQFGGGCNGCSMVDVTLKDGIEKQMLAQFSGELTAVKDATEHEAGEHSYY, via the coding sequence ATGATTTCTATTTCAGATACAGCCCAAGCGCACTTTTGTAAATTGCTTGAAAAACAAGAGCCTGACACTAATATTCGGGTTTTTGTCGTTAACCCCGGTACGCCTAGCGCTGAATGTGGTGTTTCCTATTGCCCACCAGACGCCGTGGAATCAACCGACACCACCCTAGAATTTAATGGGTTTGATGCCGTTGTTGATGCAGAAAGTGCTCCTTTTTTAAGCGAAGCAGAAATTGACTTTGTGACTGACCAAATGGGCTCTCAATTAACCTTGAAAGCACCAAACGCCAAAGCGCGTAAAGTTGATGACGATGCCCCACTAGAAGAGCGCATTAATTATATGATTGAAGCAGAGATCAATCCGCAACTTGCCAGCCACGGCGGTAAGGTTATGCTGATGGAGATCACCGAAAAAGGTGAAGCTATACTTCAGTTTGGCGGCGGTTGTAACGGCTGTTCAATGGTTGATGTGACGCTTAAAGATGGTATTGAAAAGCAAATGTTAGCCCAATTTTCTGGCGAGTTAACAGCAGTGAAAGACGCTACCGAACATGAAGCCGGCGAGCACTCTTACTACTAA
- a CDS encoding MATE family efflux transporter — MILSNITTPLIGMVDTAVLGHMGSSHYLAGAAIASLILTQTYWLCGFIRMSSTGLSAQAKGEQNNENKSRVFWQSCSVALVIGLAIWAAQTPLLTLGIHFAQPEAQLLNVIQQYFSVRITGAPAALVNLAIIGWLIGQQKTKQVLYIQIFANLLNAGLSVLLVFVFDAGVKGVAVASVAAEYSILILGVWVAIKGMGLQKPHWGLWRWSSLAQLMSLNGYSFVRNLALQLCLAFVIFQGARFGPLTAASNAIIMQFFALIALGLDGIAYAVEALTGEAKGKKDAREINRVVMRGLFWSSVVAGGYSLSFVVFGQQIIAILTDLPELRNFTAQYLFIIWLLPIVSHWCFLLDGVFVGLTRAKAMQNSMLLSATFFFFPSWWLLQEYQNYALWVALLLLMLGRGLSLGGYFAYLYRGGRLIN, encoded by the coding sequence ATGATCTTAAGCAATATAACCACGCCACTTATTGGTATGGTCGATACTGCTGTGTTAGGTCATATGGGCAGTAGTCATTATCTGGCTGGCGCAGCAATAGCCTCTCTAATTTTAACTCAGACCTATTGGTTGTGTGGCTTTATTCGTATGTCGAGCACAGGCTTAAGCGCCCAGGCCAAAGGCGAGCAAAACAATGAAAACAAGAGTAGAGTGTTCTGGCAAAGCTGCAGCGTAGCTTTGGTTATCGGTCTGGCAATATGGGCCGCGCAAACACCTCTACTGACATTAGGAATTCATTTCGCTCAACCAGAAGCGCAACTTCTTAATGTTATTCAACAATATTTTAGTGTGCGTATTACCGGGGCTCCAGCCGCTTTGGTCAATCTGGCCATCATTGGCTGGTTGATAGGCCAACAAAAAACAAAGCAAGTACTTTATATTCAAATATTTGCCAATTTACTCAATGCTGGGTTAAGTGTCTTACTGGTATTCGTGTTTGATGCAGGCGTTAAGGGTGTCGCGGTAGCAAGTGTTGCTGCTGAATACAGTATTTTGATACTTGGCGTTTGGGTGGCGATAAAAGGAATGGGCTTACAAAAGCCTCATTGGGGCTTGTGGCGGTGGTCTTCATTGGCGCAGCTGATGAGCCTAAACGGTTATAGTTTTGTGCGTAATTTGGCACTGCAATTGTGCTTGGCGTTCGTTATTTTTCAAGGGGCCAGATTTGGGCCATTAACGGCCGCGAGCAACGCGATTATCATGCAATTTTTTGCACTGATTGCGCTAGGGTTAGACGGCATTGCTTACGCTGTTGAGGCGTTAACAGGTGAAGCTAAAGGAAAAAAAGACGCCCGTGAAATTAATCGCGTGGTAATGCGCGGTTTATTTTGGTCATCCGTAGTGGCTGGCGGTTACAGCTTAAGCTTTGTAGTATTTGGTCAGCAGATCATCGCAATACTGACGGATTTGCCAGAACTTAGAAACTTCACTGCGCAGTACCTATTCATCATCTGGTTGTTGCCCATCGTGAGTCATTGGTGTTTCCTACTGGACGGCGTGTTTGTGGGGCTAACACGAGCAAAGGCAATGCAAAACAGTATGTTGCTTAGCGCCACGTTTTTCTTTTTTCCTAGCTGGTGGCTACTGCAAGAATATCAAAACTATGCTTTGTGGGTCGCATTGTTGTTGTTAATGCTCGGGCGGGGCCTTAGTCTTGGCGGTTACTTTGCTTATCTTTATCGCGGTGGGCGTTTGATAAACTAA
- a CDS encoding polysaccharide deacetylase family protein: protein MDRIIFYVMVCLGFCISINSARASDNAVILLYHHVSEDTPASTSVSPDTFNEHMTYLAENYNVLPLKDIVTTLQNEQPLPENAIAVTFDDGFNNIYQNGHPILARLNLPYTVFINPDLVGKVNYHLSWEDMRAMTKQGASFANHNLRHEHLLNRLANESDEAWLARRISDIQQAEKLLEDNLNVRDKFLAYPYGEYSPELQKQLTQLGYVSFAQHSGAIASFSDFSALPRFPAAGIYANLARLKVKMASLAMPVQNPSPNTPLVSGEPFTFEFSVQSDDINNAQITCYFQGDAQKITVNQALIRVDFKQKLPAGRSRINCTAPSKRAPSRYYWYSKPWFITSDKGQWLD, encoded by the coding sequence ATGGATCGTATCATTTTTTATGTAATGGTTTGTCTTGGTTTTTGCATCTCAATCAACAGTGCCCGAGCCAGTGACAACGCGGTTATCCTTCTTTATCACCACGTGAGCGAAGATACGCCTGCTTCTACCAGTGTTTCACCCGACACATTTAACGAACATATGACTTATTTGGCTGAAAACTATAATGTTTTACCATTAAAAGACATAGTTACTACGTTACAAAACGAGCAGCCGCTACCTGAAAACGCTATCGCGGTAACCTTTGATGATGGCTTTAACAACATTTATCAAAACGGTCACCCGATACTCGCTAGGCTCAACTTACCGTATACGGTTTTCATCAATCCTGACTTGGTTGGTAAGGTGAATTATCACTTGAGCTGGGAAGACATGCGGGCCATGACTAAACAAGGTGCCAGCTTTGCCAACCATAATTTGCGTCATGAGCATTTACTTAATCGGTTAGCCAATGAGAGTGATGAAGCATGGCTAGCTCGTCGTATCAGCGATATTCAACAAGCCGAAAAATTACTAGAAGATAATTTAAACGTACGAGATAAATTCTTAGCCTATCCTTACGGTGAATACTCCCCTGAACTACAAAAACAGCTTACCCAATTAGGTTACGTGAGCTTTGCTCAGCACTCTGGTGCTATTGCAAGCTTTAGTGATTTTTCAGCGCTTCCGCGCTTTCCGGCAGCCGGTATTTACGCGAATTTGGCACGTCTAAAAGTGAAAATGGCCAGTCTTGCTATGCCAGTACAAAATCCATCGCCAAATACACCACTCGTTAGTGGCGAACCTTTTACCTTCGAATTCAGCGTGCAAAGCGATGATATAAACAACGCACAAATTACCTGCTATTTTCAGGGTGATGCACAGAAAATCACCGTGAACCAGGCATTGATCAGAGTGGACTTTAAACAAAAATTGCCTGCCGGGCGCTCCAGAATAAACTGCACAGCGCCGAGCAAGCGCGCGCCCTCACGTTATTATTGGTACTCAAAACCTTGGTTTATTACCTCAGATAAGGGGCAGTGGTTAGATTAA
- a CDS encoding GNAT family N-acetyltransferase, with protein MPRVRQATAQDTQEAVALIISSAPEAIPLLFNQQSLQHQYFARSYMKQAFLHQHGQFGFGNHWVIELQGQLAGIGCAWQREMGAMYVQATLESMTQYYQGTDVLEVLNRCQSLQQVFARPADDELCIGHIGVAKAFQRKGLCIELLTHFTEKANELGKQFLTLDVKQDNAPAIHCYQKFGFNIERSTVDSSPMKLGTYLHMRKTL; from the coding sequence GTGCCTCGCGTACGTCAGGCAACAGCTCAAGACACGCAAGAAGCGGTAGCCTTGATTATCTCTTCTGCGCCTGAAGCCATTCCCCTTTTATTTAACCAACAATCCCTGCAGCATCAATATTTTGCGCGCAGTTACATGAAACAAGCTTTTTTACATCAACATGGCCAATTTGGCTTTGGTAATCATTGGGTCATAGAGTTGCAAGGGCAACTTGCTGGGATAGGCTGTGCATGGCAACGTGAAATGGGGGCAATGTATGTACAAGCAACTCTTGAAAGCATGACACAGTATTACCAAGGTACTGATGTTCTTGAAGTGTTGAATCGATGCCAGTCATTACAGCAAGTATTTGCTCGTCCTGCAGACGATGAATTGTGTATCGGGCATATCGGTGTTGCAAAGGCGTTTCAGCGAAAAGGACTATGCATTGAACTCCTAACTCATTTTACAGAAAAGGCTAATGAGTTAGGCAAACAATTTCTTACCTTAGACGTTAAGCAAGACAATGCGCCCGCTATACATTGTTATCAAAAATTTGGCTTTAACATTGAGCGCTCTACTGTGGATAGCAGCCCAATGAAATTGGGCACCTACCTGCATATGAGAAAAACGCTTTAA
- a CDS encoding SCO family protein, protein MSRLNVALIALVALVVGVVIAVTIAPPKSDETQYIKLYPQARALPDFSLTDSKGQPLTNKNLQNQWTLVFVGYTFCPDICPTTLADLSSIYPELQRIKGPYPVKVAFISVDPARDTTERLAEYIDFFEPDFIAATGEHADLFPFVRAMGMMYSTSQSTDDENYLVDHSSSVVVVNPQGHVVGRFKPEFAPGKVAVSDSKRILHDMTILATTK, encoded by the coding sequence TTGAGCAGATTAAATGTAGCGTTGATCGCCTTAGTGGCATTGGTTGTCGGTGTTGTGATCGCAGTGACTATAGCGCCCCCGAAGAGTGATGAAACGCAGTATATTAAGCTTTACCCGCAGGCGAGAGCCTTGCCTGATTTTTCTTTGACTGACAGTAAAGGCCAACCACTAACCAATAAAAACTTGCAAAATCAATGGACGCTCGTTTTCGTTGGCTACACTTTTTGCCCTGATATTTGTCCCACAACGCTGGCTGACTTAAGCAGCATTTATCCTGAGTTGCAACGCATTAAAGGGCCTTACCCGGTCAAGGTGGCGTTTATTTCGGTCGACCCAGCGCGAGATACAACAGAAAGACTAGCGGAATATATCGATTTTTTTGAACCTGACTTTATAGCCGCAACCGGCGAGCATGCTGATTTGTTTCCTTTCGTTCGCGCAATGGGCATGATGTATTCGACGTCACAAAGCACAGACGACGAAAACTACTTGGTGGATCACAGTTCATCTGTGGTGGTGGTAAATCCGCAAGGTCATGTTGTGGGTCGCTTTAAACCAGAGTTTGCCCCAGGCAAAGTTGCAGTGAGCGACAGTAAACGGATTCTGCATGACATGACTATCTTAGCGACAACCAAATAA
- the cyoE gene encoding heme o synthase encodes MSKSVGVAPHNIVNKSGLHWRDYYEMTKPKVVMLLLLTALVGMCLASETWISWKILLAGLTGIGFLSSAAAVINHVVDRKIDAQMARTSNRPMPKGKVSPQRALVFAGVLTVVGYLILELWVNRLTALLTLASLVGYAFIYTMYLKRATPQNIVIGGLAGAAPPLLGWTAVTNDIHAHALLLVLIIFIWTPPHFWALAIHREKDYARAKIPMLPCTHGIEFTKTSILLYTVLLALISVLPYLIGMTGAIYLLGSSALNAGFLYYAWKLKFASDEHTAMKTFKFSIIHLMVLFVVLLVDHYMRFTF; translated from the coding sequence ATGAGCAAATCTGTTGGTGTTGCACCTCATAACATAGTAAATAAATCAGGCCTCCACTGGCGTGATTATTATGAGATGACAAAACCTAAAGTGGTAATGTTGCTCCTACTGACCGCTTTGGTAGGGATGTGTTTGGCGAGTGAAACTTGGATCAGTTGGAAAATACTTTTGGCAGGTTTGACCGGCATTGGTTTTTTATCTTCTGCAGCAGCGGTTATTAACCACGTAGTTGATCGTAAAATTGATGCGCAAATGGCGCGGACCTCGAATCGCCCGATGCCTAAAGGCAAAGTTTCTCCCCAGCGAGCGCTCGTTTTTGCAGGCGTGCTTACGGTGGTGGGCTACCTTATTTTAGAATTATGGGTCAATCGCTTAACCGCTTTGTTAACGTTAGCCAGTTTAGTGGGGTACGCATTTATTTATACTATGTATTTAAAACGCGCTACGCCTCAGAATATTGTTATTGGCGGGTTAGCTGGTGCAGCGCCGCCATTACTCGGTTGGACGGCGGTAACGAATGATATCCATGCACATGCATTACTCTTAGTGCTCATCATATTCATTTGGACCCCCCCACATTTCTGGGCGTTGGCCATTCACCGTGAAAAAGACTACGCTCGGGCTAAAATCCCGATGCTGCCATGCACGCACGGGATCGAATTTACTAAAACATCCATTTTACTGTACACGGTGCTATTAGCGCTCATTAGCGTGTTACCTTATCTGATTGGCATGACAGGCGCGATATATTTGCTAGGCTCCAGCGCATTAAATGCTGGCTTCTTGTATTATGCATGGAAATTAAAATTCGCCAGTGACGAACACACCGCTATGAAAACGTTTAAGTTTTCGATTATCCATTTAATGGTACTGTTTGTGGTCTTACTGGTTGACCATTATATGAGATTTACTTTTTGA
- a CDS encoding COX15/CtaA family protein: MRKLVLAGLILAITVIVLGAYTRLTDAGLGCPDWPGCYGHYKVPVAQEQINAAELAFPERPLEPQKAWNEMIHRYFASALGLLILIIFVVSIVKRAYHRPIKLPFFLLCLVIFQGMLGMWTVTLNLLPIVVMGHLLGGFAVLSSLFLLYLRLLPYRIPGGDQQTRRLAKFGLIGIAILIGQIALGGWTSANYAALACTEMPICESNWYERLDFIGAFSLPEADNYEYGVHDYAQRMTMHIVHRAGALITFIYLCWLAIRIYGVASSGLLKKIATIMVLVLGIQVILGVSNVVFSLPVGVAVMHNAVAATLLQILVLLSYTLYRKT, translated from the coding sequence ATGAGGAAATTGGTGTTGGCAGGCCTTATTCTTGCCATAACTGTGATTGTGCTAGGTGCATACACGCGGTTGACCGATGCAGGGCTGGGATGTCCAGATTGGCCAGGTTGCTACGGACACTACAAAGTGCCCGTAGCGCAAGAGCAGATAAATGCTGCAGAACTGGCGTTTCCTGAACGACCTTTAGAGCCCCAAAAAGCGTGGAACGAGATGATCCATCGCTACTTCGCGAGTGCGCTAGGCTTACTCATCTTGATCATCTTTGTGGTGAGCATAGTAAAGCGTGCTTATCATCGACCTATTAAGTTACCGTTTTTCCTGCTGTGCCTGGTCATATTTCAAGGCATGCTAGGTATGTGGACCGTCACCCTTAACCTTTTACCTATTGTCGTTATGGGTCACCTTTTAGGCGGCTTTGCCGTGTTGTCATCGTTGTTTCTGCTTTACTTACGCCTTCTACCATATCGCATACCAGGTGGTGATCAGCAAACCCGACGTCTAGCAAAGTTTGGCTTGATAGGGATCGCCATCCTTATAGGCCAAATAGCATTAGGCGGCTGGACATCAGCAAATTATGCGGCGCTAGCTTGTACCGAAATGCCAATTTGCGAGAGCAACTGGTACGAGCGCCTAGATTTTATAGGAGCTTTTAGCTTGCCAGAAGCAGATAACTACGAGTACGGGGTGCACGATTATGCCCAGCGTATGACCATGCATATAGTGCACAGGGCTGGCGCGCTAATTACGTTTATTTATCTGTGCTGGTTGGCTATTCGCATTTACGGGGTAGCAAGCTCTGGATTGTTAAAAAAAATTGCCACTATCATGGTATTGGTACTAGGCATTCAGGTCATTTTGGGTGTCAGCAATGTGGTATTCAGCCTGCCGGTCGGTGTGGCCGTTATGCATAATGCCGTTGCCGCTACACTACTACAAATTTTGGTGTTACTTAGTTACACCCTCTATCGCAAAACATAG
- a CDS encoding SURF1 family protein has product MISTLVTLCAVVIMFALANWQLHRGLDKAKRMQSIAYVSSNASLSLERVLTIDKDIQDLPVSFSGAIDPQKIFLVDNRIHQGRPGFDVYGVARGQTQNVLINFGWIAGNLMRNDLPQVTLPNTLSGALGRVVEPTDNPMITETATPEAIWPKVIQQVDIHFIEQVIQLELPPFVITLTDSSDDFIRNWQPVVMPPEKHYAYAVQWMGLGIAAFLVYFFALRARFRAAHKKGSHEQHE; this is encoded by the coding sequence ATGATTTCTACACTAGTGACTTTGTGCGCAGTTGTCATCATGTTTGCACTGGCTAATTGGCAATTGCACAGAGGATTAGATAAAGCCAAGAGAATGCAAAGTATTGCTTATGTATCGAGTAACGCGTCATTGTCACTCGAGAGGGTACTTACTATCGATAAGGATATTCAGGATTTGCCGGTAAGCTTTAGTGGCGCAATTGATCCTCAAAAGATTTTTTTAGTCGATAATCGTATCCATCAAGGCCGCCCAGGGTTTGATGTGTATGGTGTAGCACGGGGGCAGACTCAAAACGTGCTGATTAATTTTGGTTGGATTGCAGGTAACTTAATGCGCAATGATCTACCACAAGTCACTTTGCCAAACACGTTATCGGGCGCACTAGGGAGAGTCGTTGAGCCCACAGACAACCCGATGATCACAGAAACAGCAACGCCAGAAGCAATATGGCCTAAGGTCATACAGCAAGTCGATATCCACTTTATAGAGCAAGTTATACAGTTAGAGTTGCCACCTTTCGTGATAACGCTAACGGACAGTAGTGATGATTTCATCCGCAACTGGCAACCCGTGGTTATGCCTCCTGAGAAGCATTATGCCTATGCTGTGCAGTGGATGGGTTTAGGCATCGCCGCTTTTTTAGTTTACTTTTTCGCACTTCGCGCACGTTTTCGCGCTGCACATAAGAAGGGATCCCATGAACAACACGAGTAA
- a CDS encoding DUF2909 domain-containing protein, with the protein MLIKIIIGILLIVMIYNLFKAMTVMLKNEPKQANMSKYIGRRVLTSVAIVVVILIAMATGLIEPNPRPY; encoded by the coding sequence GTGCTCATCAAGATAATCATCGGAATACTACTTATCGTTATGATTTATAACTTATTTAAAGCCATGACTGTAATGCTTAAAAACGAACCAAAACAAGCGAATATGAGCAAATATATTGGAAGACGGGTATTAACCTCGGTGGCTATTGTAGTGGTCATACTTATCGCCATGGCCACTGGTCTTATTGAGCCCAACCCACGTCCTTACTAA